A stretch of DNA from Halanaerobiales bacterium:
TCAGCAATATCTAATTCATTTTTACTTCTTTTATAATTTAATTCTTCCTTAGCAAGTCTATCTTTATCTAGAGATAATTTATTTAAATGATTTTCCAGATCTAATTTGAGTTTTCTTACTTTATCTTCATAATTATTTATATTATTTTTAAGAGAAGCTTTTTTTGATTCAAGATTAATTCCATGTTTTCCTCCATCATAGAGATTGTAACTAAAATCAATAGTAGCTGTCAGGTTTTCGCTTAGAGTATCATATTTTCCTGTTATTCTAATATTTAAATCATCTTCTTTTTTTAAATTTTCTAATTCTCTTTCCAAAATTTTTCTATCTAGTTTAATAGTTTTCAAACTACTGTTATTTTTTTCAACTAAACTCAGTAAATTTTCATTATTTAAATACTCACCAGTTATTTTATTGGTTTTCTCTTTTAAATTCAGTATAAAATTATTCTCACTCTGAAATAAAATATTCATTTTACCATTAAGTCCCAGTTCATTTTCAAATGAATTTATACTTTCATCTATATTATATCTTTGTTCTTTAAGTTTATATTTTGCATCCTCCAGACTATATTTTGCTGTTAAAAGTTGATTTTCTCCTCCTTCACCTATATTTTTTTCTTTTTTTACTTTTTTGAGATTATCTTCTGCTTTTTTTACACTTTCTAAGTAAATTTTTTCTCTTTCCTTCATTCGAACTATATTCAAATAACTTTGAACCCAGG
This window harbors:
- a CDS encoding TolC family protein, with amino-acid sequence MLNNKKIISGLSFLIIFTLIFSFTTEKLRAESISPEKAIEIGLKNSAEIEDLKNNIDQIKRNIESVKAQKDWKIDFAGEYTHHFDEEDNLALEEKSDSSINQDSISITANKLYDFGLSFNPALRVTEDDERIDLSLTQQLYPITNSELENQLYNLKKDLINAEEELKNIKASKIITWVQSYLNIVRMKEREKIYLESVKKAEDNLKKVKKEKNIGEGGENQLLTAKYSLEDAKYKLKEQRYNIDESINSFENELGLNGKMNILFQSENNFILNLKEKTNKITGEYLNNENLLSLVEKNNSSLKTIKLDRKILERELENLKKEDDLNIRITGKYDTLSENLTATIDFSYNLYDGGKHGINLESKKASLKNNINNYEDKVRKLKLDLENHLNKLSLDKDRLAKEELNYKRSKNELDIAEIKYDRGIIDYLEYQDNWIVARESGINLKSIKDTIFINKLEFIKFVNSENITGGF